Proteins from a single region of Desulfonatronum thiodismutans:
- a CDS encoding methyl-accepting chemotaxis protein: protein MRVPIFGKLIGIIVLAVLLTSGVLFFTTNHYVTKGFDEKALEELGGFKGAVEAEVEDWEVLLGTVGMLLAANFEVQHAIDEHNTGFLRALARDVIEQTGIDFLTFSDARGVVVARGHSENVGDSVAGQVNVQKALRGQPSVGIEQGTVIKFSLRAGYPVKMGDRIIGVITPGFDLGNFQFVDELKKRFGVEATIFEADTRLATTIMRDGQRVVGTKMDNPRVITTVLREQRTFFDRNLILGQNYDTAYWPLIDATGQIGGMFFIGVERSVIEQTQNSILMSILLVSVIIGTVMIAVGAFFARTLSGPIGRATSFATLVAQGRLDEQLDIKSKDEIGTLAQALKTMVANLKAKIQEADDKAEEADRKAHECNLATQEAEEAKRQAEQAKRDGMLQAAGSIEGVVEQMTSASEQLAAQVEQASRGSEEQRARTGETATAMEEMNATVLEVAKNASQAAEASDQARTKAEAGAKVVSDSVAAINKVQRQAGELKENLNNLGRQAEQIGRIMNVIEDIADQTNLLALNAAIEAARAGDAGRGFAVVADEVRKLAEKTMNATKEVGDAISAIQEGTRNNIQGMDQSMVAIEDATQLANKSGEALKEILGLAEQAADQVRSIATAAEEQSATSEEINRGVEDINRIASETSEVMNQSAQAISEVARQAQELQNLVRELKSV, encoded by the coding sequence ATGCGTGTTCCAATCTTCGGCAAACTGATCGGCATCATCGTCTTGGCGGTCCTTCTGACCAGCGGCGTTCTGTTTTTTACCACCAACCACTATGTCACCAAGGGGTTCGATGAAAAAGCGCTTGAGGAACTGGGCGGGTTCAAGGGTGCCGTGGAGGCGGAAGTCGAGGATTGGGAAGTGTTGCTCGGAACCGTGGGCATGCTCCTGGCCGCTAATTTCGAAGTCCAACACGCCATTGATGAGCACAACACCGGCTTTCTTCGCGCCCTGGCCCGAGATGTGATTGAACAAACCGGGATAGACTTTCTGACCTTTTCCGACGCCCGCGGCGTGGTTGTGGCCAGGGGGCATTCAGAAAATGTCGGAGACAGTGTTGCTGGACAGGTCAACGTCCAAAAGGCTCTGCGGGGTCAGCCCAGCGTGGGTATCGAACAGGGTACGGTGATCAAATTTTCGCTCCGTGCCGGGTATCCGGTCAAGATGGGCGATCGGATCATCGGTGTGATCACGCCGGGATTCGATCTTGGAAACTTTCAGTTCGTCGATGAACTCAAAAAACGCTTCGGCGTGGAAGCCACGATTTTCGAAGCTGACACCCGTCTGGCCACGACCATCATGCGCGACGGACAGCGGGTCGTGGGGACGAAGATGGACAATCCTCGTGTAATTACCACGGTGTTGCGCGAGCAACGGACATTCTTCGACCGCAATCTCATCCTTGGTCAAAACTACGATACGGCCTACTGGCCACTGATCGACGCCACTGGTCAGATCGGGGGCATGTTTTTCATCGGGGTCGAGCGCAGCGTCATCGAGCAAACCCAAAACAGCATTCTCATGTCCATTTTGTTGGTCAGCGTGATTATCGGCACGGTGATGATCGCCGTGGGCGCATTTTTCGCCCGGACTTTATCCGGCCCCATTGGACGTGCCACCAGTTTTGCCACCTTGGTGGCCCAGGGCCGGTTGGATGAGCAGCTGGACATCAAGAGTAAGGACGAAATCGGCACATTGGCTCAGGCCTTGAAAACCATGGTGGCCAACTTGAAAGCCAAGATTCAAGAGGCCGACGACAAGGCCGAAGAAGCCGATCGCAAGGCTCATGAATGCAATTTAGCCACCCAGGAGGCCGAGGAAGCCAAGCGTCAAGCCGAGCAGGCCAAGCGGGACGGAATGCTTCAGGCCGCGGGGAGTATTGAAGGCGTGGTAGAGCAGATGACGTCGGCCTCCGAGCAGCTTGCCGCCCAGGTGGAGCAGGCCAGCCGCGGGTCCGAGGAGCAGCGGGCCCGAACCGGGGAGACGGCTACGGCCATGGAGGAGATGAACGCCACGGTCCTGGAAGTGGCCAAGAACGCCTCTCAGGCCGCCGAAGCTTCGGATCAAGCCCGGACCAAGGCCGAGGCCGGTGCGAAAGTGGTCAGCGACTCTGTCGCCGCCATCAACAAGGTCCAACGACAGGCTGGAGAATTGAAGGAAAACCTGAACAACCTGGGGCGACAGGCAGAGCAGATTGGTCGGATCATGAACGTGATCGAGGATATCGCGGATCAGACCAACCTCCTGGCTTTGAATGCGGCCATCGAGGCGGCCCGGGCCGGGGACGCGGGACGCGGGTTCGCCGTGGTGGCCGACGAGGTGCGCAAGCTGGCGGAAAAAACCATGAACGCCACCAAGGAAGTGGGCGACGCCATTTCCGCCATCCAGGAGGGCACCCGGAACAACATCCAAGGTATGGACCAGTCCATGGTCGCGATTGAGGACGCCACGCAGCTGGCCAACAAATCGGGCGAAGCCTTGAAGGAAATCCTGGGATTGGCCGAGCAGGCCGCGGATCAGGTCCGATCCATTGCTACGGCGGCTGAAGAGCAGTCCGCCACCAGTGAGGAGATCAACCGCGGGGTGGAGGACATCAACAGGATTGCCTCGGAAACCAGCGAGGTCATGAACCAGTCCGCTCAGGCCATCTCCGAAGTGGCCAGGCAGGCTCAGGAGCTGCAAAACCTTGTCCGGGAACTGAAGAGCGTTTAG
- a CDS encoding FAD-binding and (Fe-S)-binding domain-containing protein, with product MTQRGPHLSVPHIRLLPRVFNLTQDQVESWPESVRTLAVDLAAELFLLRYNPFIPQEMVRGSVDNQLAVIVPSLAPEYATALQEAVEHFWRDYEAEQLFKQNLIKRLRQCLPEECINNQPNALVECSTDATDLRLELPLLVLAPENTEQVQCIVRLANELEFSLVPRGGGSGLTGGAIPAGRRTVILSLSRMKAVLNIDVQEKVLCAQSGMITLNAIQAAAAQGLLFTVDPASKAASSLGGNISENAGGPFAFEYGTTLDNILSYVMVLPSGERIEVRRKNHPRHKILSHENAIFEILDDQGRVTETIALHGDEIRGANLGKDVSNKYLGGLPGIQKEGVDGVITEACFTLYPQPVFSRTLCLEFYGRSMHPAMLVINDLVGMRDTIREQGDLVKMSALEEFGPKYVQAIEYQKKSSRYEGDPISVLLIQMDSDDEAALDGAVDMVVDIVGPYENVEVFTATDARQAEVFWEDRHRLSAITRRTSGFKINEDIVIPLKVIPEFSDFLEQLNLRYLAKAYRKALQEVGGLEGLPDSDEFVEMELDYCARILRGEITAKELSDQEFEIQTQFFFQDLRNRYPRRQPELDAILSRMRGTRVIVANHMHAGDGNCHVNIPVNSNDPHMLHQAEEAAGEVFKKVLELKGAVSGEHGIGITKIAFLPEEKIKALKAYKAKIDPGNIINPGKLTSREQPVQPFTFSFNRLIQDLRQSGLPERARLIKLLTTIQTCSRCGKCKQVCPMYLPEKGLLFHPRNKNISMGAMIEAVFYTQLQSGQPDQRLLKELGRLMEHCTGCGKCMSACPVKINTPDVILDLRGYLKGKGADGHPFKNRILDYMAKDPACRLPKAAKFLAVGQAIQNTAVGLIPSRWRRRAESPLLQGKGPSMEMKNLSESLNLGKGGVFLPAGNGGSIPDKETVLYFPGCGAGLFFRSIGLATISLLLDADCQVILPESHLCCGYPLLAGGGEQAFGANRERNIAALNRLLNKTRAQGFTVSHVITACGSCRTGLRDYNLASSGPVLELQDALQFLLQRISSKQGRKQGPKQGKSLIQSLQADGARELLYHAACHAEWSGVEGVKAARIYSEALGKLLDAKVRVSPHCCGESGLGAMTSPAIYNKLRRRKIDQLRTDISQVESPAPILVGCPSCRIGLTRCLNELGRPREVRHTLEYLASLLGGKDWEKNAVKRIVQARFVPER from the coding sequence ATGACCCAGCGCGGACCTCATCTTTCCGTCCCTCATATCCGTCTTCTGCCCCGAGTTTTCAACCTGACCCAGGACCAGGTCGAGTCCTGGCCGGAAAGCGTACGCACCTTGGCCGTGGACCTGGCCGCCGAGTTGTTTTTGCTGCGCTACAACCCTTTCATCCCGCAGGAAATGGTTCGCGGCAGCGTGGATAATCAGTTGGCGGTCATTGTCCCGTCCCTGGCGCCGGAGTATGCCACGGCCCTGCAAGAGGCCGTGGAGCATTTTTGGCGGGACTATGAAGCGGAGCAGTTGTTCAAACAAAACCTGATCAAGCGTCTGCGGCAGTGTCTGCCGGAAGAGTGCATCAACAATCAGCCCAATGCCTTGGTGGAGTGCTCCACGGACGCCACGGACCTGCGCCTGGAACTGCCCTTGCTCGTTCTGGCGCCGGAAAATACGGAACAGGTCCAGTGCATCGTCCGACTTGCCAATGAACTGGAGTTCAGTCTCGTGCCTCGGGGCGGAGGATCCGGCCTGACCGGCGGGGCCATCCCGGCCGGACGGAGGACGGTGATTCTCAGCCTGAGCCGGATGAAGGCCGTTTTGAACATCGACGTTCAGGAAAAGGTTTTGTGCGCCCAGAGCGGGATGATCACCCTGAACGCGATCCAGGCCGCGGCGGCCCAGGGATTGTTGTTCACCGTGGACCCGGCCTCCAAGGCCGCCTCGTCCCTGGGCGGCAATATTTCCGAGAACGCCGGAGGCCCCTTTGCCTTCGAGTACGGGACCACGCTGGACAACATTCTCAGTTACGTGATGGTCCTGCCCAGTGGAGAGCGGATCGAGGTGCGCCGCAAGAACCATCCCCGGCACAAGATCCTGTCCCATGAAAACGCGATTTTTGAAATCCTGGACGACCAGGGTCGGGTTACGGAGACCATTGCTCTGCACGGCGACGAGATCCGGGGCGCGAATCTGGGCAAGGACGTATCCAACAAGTATCTGGGCGGGTTGCCGGGCATTCAGAAGGAGGGCGTGGACGGGGTGATCACCGAGGCCTGCTTCACCCTGTATCCTCAGCCGGTCTTCTCCCGGACCCTGTGTCTGGAATTCTACGGGCGGAGCATGCACCCGGCCATGTTGGTGATCAACGATCTGGTGGGCATGCGCGATACCATCCGGGAGCAGGGCGACTTGGTCAAGATGTCCGCTTTGGAGGAGTTCGGGCCGAAGTACGTTCAGGCCATCGAGTACCAGAAAAAATCCTCCCGCTACGAAGGCGACCCCATCTCCGTGCTGCTGATCCAGATGGATTCCGACGACGAGGCGGCCCTGGACGGGGCGGTAGACATGGTGGTGGACATTGTCGGGCCGTACGAGAACGTGGAGGTGTTCACGGCCACGGACGCCCGGCAGGCCGAGGTGTTCTGGGAGGACCGGCACCGGCTGAGCGCCATCACCCGCCGGACCAGCGGATTCAAGATCAACGAGGACATCGTCATCCCCTTGAAGGTGATCCCGGAGTTTTCCGATTTCCTGGAACAGTTGAACCTGCGCTATCTGGCCAAGGCCTACCGCAAGGCGCTCCAGGAAGTGGGCGGGCTGGAAGGCCTGCCGGACAGCGACGAATTCGTGGAGATGGAACTGGACTACTGCGCCCGGATTCTGCGTGGGGAGATCACGGCCAAGGAGCTGTCCGACCAGGAGTTCGAGATCCAGACCCAGTTTTTTTTCCAGGACTTGCGCAATCGCTATCCTCGCCGACAGCCCGAGCTGGACGCCATCCTTTCTCGAATGCGCGGAACCCGGGTCATCGTGGCCAACCACATGCACGCCGGGGACGGCAACTGTCACGTGAACATTCCGGTGAACTCCAATGACCCGCACATGCTGCACCAGGCCGAGGAAGCGGCCGGCGAGGTCTTCAAAAAGGTTTTGGAACTCAAGGGAGCGGTGTCCGGGGAGCACGGCATCGGGATCACCAAGATCGCCTTTCTGCCCGAGGAAAAGATCAAGGCCCTCAAGGCCTATAAAGCCAAGATCGATCCCGGAAACATCATCAATCCCGGCAAACTGACCAGCCGCGAGCAGCCGGTCCAGCCGTTCACCTTTTCCTTCAACCGTCTGATCCAGGATCTGCGCCAGAGCGGCTTGCCGGAACGGGCGCGGCTGATCAAGCTGCTGACCACCATCCAGACCTGCTCCCGGTGCGGCAAATGCAAGCAGGTCTGCCCTATGTATCTCCCGGAAAAGGGGCTGTTGTTCCATCCCCGGAACAAGAACATCAGCATGGGGGCGATGATCGAGGCGGTGTTCTACACCCAGCTCCAGTCCGGACAGCCGGATCAGCGTCTGCTCAAGGAACTGGGGCGGCTGATGGAACACTGCACGGGCTGCGGCAAATGCATGTCCGCCTGCCCGGTGAAGATCAACACCCCGGACGTGATCCTGGATCTGCGCGGCTACCTCAAGGGCAAGGGCGCGGACGGACATCCCTTCAAGAATCGCATCCTGGACTATATGGCCAAGGATCCGGCTTGCCGCCTGCCCAAGGCGGCCAAGTTCCTGGCCGTGGGCCAGGCCATTCAGAACACGGCCGTGGGGCTGATCCCCTCCAGATGGCGTCGACGGGCTGAGAGTCCGCTGCTTCAGGGCAAGGGGCCAAGCATGGAGATGAAGAACCTGTCCGAGAGCCTGAACCTGGGCAAGGGCGGCGTCTTTCTTCCGGCCGGCAACGGCGGCTCGATCCCGGACAAGGAGACCGTGCTTTACTTTCCCGGTTGCGGAGCCGGGCTCTTTTTTCGCTCCATCGGGCTGGCCACCATCTCCCTGTTGCTGGACGCGGACTGTCAGGTCATTCTTCCCGAATCCCATCTGTGCTGCGGGTATCCGCTGCTGGCCGGCGGCGGCGAGCAGGCCTTCGGGGCCAATCGGGAGCGGAACATCGCCGCGCTGAACCGCTTGCTGAACAAAACCAGAGCCCAGGGTTTCACGGTGTCCCACGTGATCACGGCCTGCGGTTCCTGCCGGACGGGGTTGCGCGATTACAATCTGGCCTCCTCCGGTCCGGTCTTGGAACTCCAGGATGCGCTGCAATTTCTGCTGCAACGCATCAGCTCAAAACAAGGGCGGAAACAAGGCCCAAAACAGGGTAAATCGCTGATCCAGTCTCTCCAGGCCGATGGTGCGCGCGAACTGCTCTACCACGCCGCGTGTCACGCTGAATGGTCCGGAGTGGAGGGCGTCAAGGCGGCCCGCATTTATTCAGAAGCACTGGGCAAGCTCCTGGACGCCAAGGTCCGCGTCAGCCCGCACTGCTGCGGGGAGAGCGGCCTGGGGGCCATGACCTCTCCGGCCATCTACAACAAGCTGCGCCGACGCAAGATCGACCAACTACGCACGGACATCAGCCAGGTGGAATCTCCTGCTCCGATCCTTGTCGGATGCCCGTCCTGCCGCATCGGGCTGACCAGATGCCTGAACGAGCTGGGACGCCCGCGGGAGGTCCGGCATACCCTCGAATACCTCGCCTCCCTGCTCGGCGGGAAAGACTGGGAAAAGAACGCCGTCAAACGTATTGTCCAGGCCCGGTTTGTTCCGGAGCGGTGA
- the hypF gene encoding carbamoyltransferase HypF, protein MHFLTRHRLVATGQVQGVGFRPTVYKLALEAGLTGFVRNAPEGVLIEVQGPDFAASSFSDRLRQSLPPLARITALETERIAPQPEEADFRILQSTAGEGHQVLISPDTATCEDCLRELFDPRDRRYRYPFINCTNCGPRLTITRSIPYDRPMTSMACFPQCPDCLREYEDPLDRRFHAQPNCCPACGPRVWLSSPSGERLAEGGSAMSAAAAALAAGKILAVKGLGGFHLVCDAGDDAAVAELRRRKQRWEKPLAVVAPDLETALRVVEADPAEREFLLSAQRPIVLLPRLTSAAGPTLSKHLAPDTDRLGLMLPYTPLHHVLLDAFREAVGAKRLSILVATSGNLSSEPIALGNREALERLAPLADLFLLHDRDILIRCDDSVLRVNGKTKRPELFRRARGYTPSPIFLNRGGPCVLGLGPELKATICLTKGDQAFISQHVGDLTNLETYAFYQDTIRHMRTILRVQPELLVADQHPDYMSTGHGKDLSEQQGVPLAQVQHHVAHILAVLAENRHEEPSLGLALDGAGLGTNRTIWGGEALLVDPRNGEFSRAAHFTPVVQPGGEAAAREPWRMARSYLWSIGITAPENRPWPWLVEHAQADAFVGTMLLKGINCPTTTSCGRLFDAVAGLLGLKHVMAYEGQAAILLERAQHLDDQSAPYACPVLADCDPVQLDTLLLFRQVHADWEAGKPVGTISRRFHLGLIRGLAELAALLAEQSGTRTVGLSGGVMQNATLSTLLPQALSRRGLTPLTHAHLPPNDACISLGQAIYGKILS, encoded by the coding sequence ATGCACTTTCTAACGCGTCATCGTCTCGTGGCCACCGGCCAGGTTCAGGGCGTGGGCTTCCGGCCCACGGTGTACAAGCTGGCCCTGGAAGCCGGGTTGACCGGGTTCGTGCGCAACGCACCCGAAGGAGTGCTCATCGAGGTCCAGGGGCCGGACTTCGCGGCTTCCTCCTTCAGCGACCGACTCCGGCAATCCCTGCCCCCTCTGGCACGGATCACCGCCCTGGAAACCGAACGGATCGCGCCCCAACCGGAGGAGGCGGACTTCCGGATTCTGCAAAGTACGGCGGGAGAAGGCCACCAGGTGCTCATCAGTCCGGATACGGCCACCTGCGAGGACTGCCTGCGGGAACTGTTCGACCCGCGGGATCGCCGCTATCGCTACCCTTTCATCAATTGCACCAATTGCGGGCCGCGCCTGACCATCACCCGAAGCATCCCCTACGATCGGCCCATGACCTCCATGGCCTGTTTCCCGCAGTGTCCTGACTGCCTGCGGGAGTACGAAGACCCATTGGATCGCCGGTTTCACGCCCAGCCCAACTGCTGTCCTGCCTGCGGGCCGCGGGTCTGGCTGAGTTCGCCGTCGGGGGAACGCTTGGCCGAAGGGGGCTCGGCAATGAGCGCGGCGGCTGCGGCCCTGGCCGCAGGAAAAATCCTGGCTGTGAAAGGGCTGGGCGGATTTCATCTGGTCTGCGACGCAGGCGACGACGCGGCCGTGGCCGAGTTGCGACGGCGCAAGCAACGCTGGGAAAAGCCTCTGGCCGTGGTGGCTCCGGACCTGGAAACCGCCCTCAGGGTGGTGGAGGCGGACCCGGCGGAGCGGGAGTTTTTGTTGTCCGCCCAACGGCCCATTGTCCTCTTGCCGCGTCTGACTTCCGCCGCCGGGCCGACTCTCTCGAAGCATCTGGCCCCGGACACGGACCGGCTGGGGCTGATGCTGCCCTACACGCCCTTGCACCATGTCCTGTTGGACGCATTCCGGGAAGCGGTCGGGGCAAAACGGCTCTCGATCCTGGTGGCGACTTCCGGCAACCTGAGCAGCGAACCCATCGCCCTGGGCAACCGGGAAGCCCTGGAACGCCTTGCGCCCTTGGCCGATCTGTTCCTGCTCCACGACCGGGACATCCTGATCCGCTGCGACGATTCGGTGCTGCGCGTGAACGGGAAAACAAAACGGCCAGAATTGTTCCGAAGGGCCAGGGGGTACACGCCGTCGCCGATTTTCCTGAACCGCGGCGGCCCGTGCGTGCTGGGGCTGGGGCCGGAACTCAAGGCGACGATCTGCCTGACCAAGGGTGACCAAGCCTTTATCAGCCAGCACGTCGGAGACCTGACCAACCTGGAAACGTACGCGTTTTATCAGGATACCATCCGCCATATGCGGACCATTTTGCGGGTCCAGCCCGAGTTGCTGGTCGCGGATCAGCACCCGGACTACATGAGTACCGGCCATGGCAAGGATCTGAGCGAGCAACAGGGAGTTCCCCTGGCCCAGGTGCAACACCACGTGGCCCATATCCTCGCGGTCCTGGCTGAAAACCGGCATGAGGAGCCCAGCCTGGGTCTGGCTTTGGACGGGGCCGGACTGGGCACGAACCGGACCATCTGGGGAGGTGAGGCCCTGCTGGTGGACCCGCGGAACGGGGAATTCAGTCGAGCGGCCCACTTCACGCCGGTGGTCCAGCCAGGCGGCGAGGCCGCGGCCCGGGAGCCCTGGCGTATGGCCAGGAGTTATTTGTGGAGCATCGGGATCACGGCCCCTGAAAATCGGCCCTGGCCCTGGCTGGTCGAACACGCCCAAGCCGACGCCTTTGTCGGAACCATGCTCCTAAAAGGGATCAACTGTCCGACGACTACCAGCTGCGGTCGCCTGTTCGACGCCGTGGCCGGCCTGCTCGGTCTGAAGCACGTCATGGCCTACGAAGGACAGGCCGCGATTCTTCTGGAACGGGCACAACACCTCGACGACCAGTCCGCGCCCTACGCCTGCCCGGTCCTGGCCGACTGTGATCCGGTACAGTTGGACACTTTGCTGCTGTTCCGCCAGGTTCATGCCGACTGGGAGGCCGGGAAACCGGTCGGAACGATCAGTCGGCGTTTCCATTTGGGCTTGATCCGCGGTCTGGCCGAACTCGCGGCCTTGCTGGCCGAGCAATCCGGTACGCGCACCGTGGGCCTGAGCGGAGGAGTGATGCAAAACGCCACCCTGAGCACGCTGCTGCCCCAAGCCCTGTCCCGGCGCGGCCTGACACCGCTGACCCACGCCCACCTCCCTCCCAACGACGCCTGCATTTCCCTGGGCCAGGCCATCTACGGCAAAATCCTGAGTTGA
- the ruvX gene encoding Holliday junction resolvase RuvX has translation MRVLGVDYGTKRVGLALSDGLGLLAHPYATLERTTRERLFSDLLTIVAREGIQTIVLGLPRALNGQETETTRQVRNFAESLRRRTDVPVVFQDEAFSSLEAERNLREGGRHGRKIKAVLDQQAAVVILNDYLECSGQSQLP, from the coding sequence ATGCGTGTGCTGGGCGTCGACTATGGTACGAAGCGGGTGGGTCTGGCCCTGAGCGACGGCCTGGGGCTTCTGGCCCACCCCTACGCGACCCTGGAGCGGACCACCAGGGAGCGGCTTTTTTCCGACCTGCTGACCATCGTGGCCAGGGAAGGAATCCAGACCATTGTCCTCGGTTTGCCCCGAGCCCTGAACGGCCAGGAAACGGAAACCACCCGCCAAGTCCGCAATTTCGCTGAAAGCCTGCGGCGTCGGACGGACGTGCCTGTGGTGTTTCAGGACGAAGCCTTCAGCTCGCTGGAGGCCGAGCGCAACCTGCGCGAAGGGGGGCGTCACGGTCGAAAAATCAAGGCCGTGCTCGACCAGCAGGCCGCCGTCGTCATCCTCAACGACTATCTGGAATGCTCCGGACAGTCTCAACTCCCTTGA
- a CDS encoding FmdE family protein translates to MTWKTVLRWNIGCLFMSMVVAMAGAAWAEKAEYPQSARDLPPLTVIQGGQERLISLCDAYDFHGNACPGATLGFMAVRYGLEILFGEETPNLDDLVVISRSAGGPMDLFDLVMKGEDKSQRTWPPAGIEMGAENFAFQFYRKSTMKGVTMRLRDGLWPGDWFQLREKAKDGTITEAEAEKRKRDRRHVIDTFPGMALEELFGEPEVYTFVFWGHMEQGEMDRLIREQRRASRQSQTTE, encoded by the coding sequence ATGACTTGGAAGACGGTATTGCGTTGGAACATCGGATGTCTGTTCATGTCCATGGTGGTTGCCATGGCTGGGGCGGCCTGGGCGGAGAAGGCGGAGTATCCCCAATCGGCGCGGGATCTGCCGCCGCTGACAGTGATTCAGGGCGGACAGGAACGCCTTATCAGTCTGTGCGATGCCTATGATTTCCATGGAAACGCCTGTCCGGGCGCGACATTGGGCTTTATGGCCGTGCGTTACGGCCTGGAGATCTTGTTCGGCGAAGAAACCCCGAATCTGGACGACCTGGTGGTGATCAGCAGGTCGGCCGGCGGCCCCATGGACCTTTTTGACCTGGTCATGAAGGGCGAGGATAAGTCCCAGCGCACATGGCCACCCGCGGGTATTGAAATGGGCGCGGAAAATTTCGCTTTTCAGTTCTATCGCAAGTCCACGATGAAGGGCGTGACCATGCGGCTGCGGGACGGTTTGTGGCCGGGCGACTGGTTTCAACTGCGGGAAAAGGCCAAAGACGGCACTATTACCGAGGCCGAGGCTGAAAAGCGCAAGCGTGATCGGCGGCATGTGATCGATACGTTTCCCGGAATGGCGCTGGAGGAATTGTTCGGAGAGCCGGAAGTCTACACCTTTGTTTTCTGGGGACACATGGAACAGGGCGAGATGGACCGGTTGATCCGGGAGCAGCGACGGGCCAGCCGACAATCGCAGACGACGGAGTAG
- a CDS encoding chemotaxis protein CheW, with amino-acid sequence MQEHYARQEKDSALLQLVTFHIGDEEFGVEILKVQEIIRMMGITRVPKAPDFVEGVINLRGKVIPIIDLRKRFGMAAQEHDKHTRIIVIEINTVIIGFVVDSVSEVLRIPANTVEPPPPIISGIESEYISGVGKLADRLLILLDLDRLLSKGEQNLLSGL; translated from the coding sequence ATGCAAGAACACTATGCCCGGCAGGAAAAGGACAGCGCCCTGCTCCAACTGGTTACCTTTCACATCGGCGACGAAGAATTCGGTGTGGAGATCCTCAAGGTGCAGGAGATCATTCGGATGATGGGCATCACCCGGGTGCCCAAAGCCCCGGATTTCGTGGAGGGCGTGATTAATCTGCGCGGCAAGGTCATCCCGATCATCGACTTGCGCAAGCGCTTCGGCATGGCCGCCCAGGAGCACGACAAACATACCCGGATCATCGTTATCGAGATCAACACCGTCATCATCGGCTTCGTGGTGGATTCGGTCTCCGAGGTGCTGCGCATCCCGGCGAACACCGTGGAACCGCCACCGCCGATCATCTCCGGCATCGAGTCCGAATACATCAGCGGTGTGGGCAAGCTGGCCGACCGCCTGCTGATCCTGCTGGACCTGGACCGGCTGCTGAGCAAAGGCGAGCAGAACCTGCTCTCCGGATTGTAG
- a CDS encoding NAD(P)-dependent malic enzyme: MSTHFSASYSFTMDIRLEKKQENRVSLLETLGREGARLVQFFRVGEDMEAEEISLEFYGTSVDHGEKVVAAVQALPCVLDSWATDTTMAIHDGGKLEIAPTSSVDNADELAMAYTPGVARVCQAIHKDPERSFDLTIRQNCVAVVSDGTAVLGLGNIGPLAAMPVMEGKAVLFKAFGRVDAFPLCVKTTTPEELIDFVEKVAPTFGGINLEDVAAPNCFIVEQELKKRLDIPVFHDDQHGTAVVALAALLNALKLTGKKIEDLRMVVNGFGAAGVACAKMFAEAGVKNIIPCDRTGVVYRGRTKGMNPVKEECARIFNPNNEQGTLADVIKGADIFVGVSGPGTLKREDVLKMAPKPIIFAMANPIPEILPEEIADLDCLIATGRSDYPNQINNVLCFPGIFRGALDCRASDINEAMKLAAAQAIADCVDDEQLAQGVIIPSAFHPGVADAVAERVEQAARDSGVARI, from the coding sequence ATGAGTACCCATTTTTCCGCAAGTTATAGTTTCACTATGGACATCCGGTTGGAGAAGAAACAGGAGAACCGCGTATCGCTTTTAGAAACCCTGGGCCGTGAAGGCGCGCGTCTGGTCCAGTTCTTCCGTGTGGGCGAGGACATGGAGGCCGAGGAAATTTCACTGGAATTCTACGGCACCTCCGTGGACCATGGGGAAAAGGTGGTCGCCGCGGTGCAGGCCCTGCCCTGCGTCCTGGATTCCTGGGCCACGGACACGACCATGGCCATTCACGACGGAGGCAAACTGGAGATCGCGCCGACGTCGTCGGTGGACAACGCGGACGAACTGGCCATGGCCTACACGCCCGGCGTGGCCCGGGTCTGCCAGGCGATCCACAAGGATCCGGAGCGATCCTTCGACCTGACTATCCGCCAGAACTGCGTGGCCGTGGTTTCCGATGGTACCGCGGTCCTGGGGCTGGGGAACATCGGCCCCTTGGCCGCCATGCCGGTGATGGAAGGCAAGGCCGTGCTGTTCAAGGCCTTTGGCCGGGTGGACGCCTTCCCATTGTGCGTAAAGACCACGACCCCGGAAGAACTGATCGACTTCGTGGAAAAGGTCGCCCCGACCTTCGGCGGGATCAACCTGGAAGACGTGGCCGCCCCGAATTGCTTCATCGTGGAGCAGGAATTGAAAAAGCGGCTGGACATCCCGGTATTCCACGACGACCAGCACGGTACCGCTGTGGTGGCCTTGGCGGCGCTGCTCAACGCCCTGAAGCTGACCGGCAAGAAGATCGAAGACCTGCGAATGGTGGTCAACGGGTTCGGGGCCGCCGGAGTGGCCTGCGCCAAGATGTTCGCCGAGGCCGGGGTGAAAAACATCATTCCCTGCGACCGTACCGGAGTGGTTTATCGTGGGCGGACCAAGGGCATGAACCCAGTCAAGGAAGAGTGCGCCCGGATTTTCAACCCGAACAACGAGCAAGGCACCCTCGCCGATGTGATCAAGGGCGCGGACATCTTCGTGGGCGTATCCGGACCGGGAACCCTGAAACGGGAAGACGTGCTGAAGATGGCCCCGAAGCCGATCATCTTCGCCATGGCCAATCCCATCCCGGAAATCCTGCCCGAGGAAATCGCGGACCTGGATTGCCTGATCGCCACGGGTCGCTCCGACTACCCGAACCAGATCAACAACGTGCTCTGCTTCCCCGGCATCTTCCGGGGCGCTCTGGACTGCCGGGCCTCGGACATCAACGAGGCCATGAAGCTGGCCGCGGCCCAGGCCATCGCGGATTGCGTGGACGACGAGCAACTGGCCCAGGGCGTGATCATCCCCAGCGCGTTCCATCCGGGAGTGGCCGATGCCGTGGCGGAGCGGGTGGAACAAGCAGCACGGGATTCCGGAGTGGCCAGGATCTAA